One Campylobacter concisus DNA segment encodes these proteins:
- a CDS encoding HD domain-containing protein has product MLADKSAKNSDNYSRIKEKFLDFKANLPKHFQKNQGRNFTNFLAKEYDDFIKSYLNETMREFFDEFVPQNDSFAFSVLATGKYAQTLLSANSELEILLVYKNLKGYNIKNFLKEFSEILDGSGIKIVIKIAEVDEIFVNFKDDLKFKSETSQLRYICGSKSLYRLVKSEIIKIKEFDKKAFLNYHLKAFLPFSSISYLAQEPNLKSGFGGIDEIYHLNCILNCLDSDVSVRSQALKVMNEKEIASFNLNVDFLLSLLSALNLTQNTDTFSASSVEITTNFMQTKSKKLQDNESVISQKMLSSMNNIAIYSRFIAASLCRPFFKSELSFEQRKFARLKNGFYEINGVIYVPLHKKPALIEDLINELLELKDVDYKFDISAIFYIKRAIITKDGLERAISEFKKIFLRENSYAILKSLLDAQMIQILIKPMEHISQLAEYDGYHEFTVDEHSILSVKFLENIKDKFIKNLYTELCLEGKTMLKIVTLMHDVGKGLGGKDHANIGANIFRAYANKLNLSQKAINIGVILIKYHTLMSNVSNREDIYSQRVIFAFISKLGDKQVLKLLYILSYCVINATNERLYNAYTAKLLRELYEISLSAFSDENLLDEATRRVKKEQSIKRNSEFLALEPKLQEKIFKITSNLVFTKYSASEIINLSKVADSLNETEIFINNTKNLSIQIYTNKSLNLSALLYEFAKFDLAYMEIFELFEKKFYIRLDFNQNVKNHELENTKILALKSLNSEVLREPLKPNINKDEINFELNHSKDYAKLSINAKDQRGLMAYVMSVFDRLHFQVTSARIQTVKNRTRNLFLIEKNERLESKGEEILNLLISE; this is encoded by the coding sequence ATGCTAGCTGATAAAAGTGCCAAAAATAGCGATAATTATTCAAGGATCAAAGAGAAATTTCTTGATTTTAAGGCAAATTTGCCAAAACATTTTCAAAAAAATCAAGGCAGAAATTTCACAAATTTCTTAGCCAAAGAGTATGATGATTTTATAAAATCTTATTTAAATGAAACTATGCGAGAATTTTTTGATGAGTTTGTGCCACAAAATGACAGCTTTGCTTTTAGCGTTCTAGCCACTGGTAAATACGCTCAAACGCTACTTAGCGCAAATAGCGAGCTTGAAATTTTACTAGTTTATAAAAATTTAAAGGGCTATAATATAAAAAATTTCTTAAAAGAATTTTCTGAAATTTTAGATGGCTCTGGCATAAAAATTGTGATAAAAATTGCCGAAGTGGATGAAATTTTTGTAAATTTCAAAGATGACCTTAAATTTAAAAGCGAAACCTCACAACTTCGCTACATCTGCGGCTCAAAAAGCCTCTACCGCCTAGTAAAAAGCGAGATCATAAAGATAAAAGAATTTGATAAAAAAGCCTTTTTAAACTACCATTTAAAGGCATTTTTGCCATTTTCTAGCATAAGCTACTTGGCACAAGAGCCAAATTTAAAAAGTGGCTTTGGTGGGATCGATGAAATTTACCACTTAAACTGCATACTGAACTGCCTTGATAGCGACGTTTCAGTTAGATCACAAGCTCTTAAAGTGATGAATGAAAAAGAGATCGCTAGTTTTAATCTAAATGTGGATTTTTTACTAAGCTTGCTAAGTGCTTTAAATTTAACACAAAACACCGATACTTTCAGCGCTTCAAGTGTCGAGATCACGACAAATTTTATGCAGACAAAGTCCAAAAAACTGCAAGACAACGAAAGCGTCATCAGCCAAAAGATGCTAAGCTCGATGAATAATATAGCCATCTACTCAAGATTTATCGCAGCTTCGCTTTGTAGGCCATTTTTCAAAAGCGAGCTAAGCTTCGAGCAGAGAAAATTTGCTAGGCTAAAAAATGGCTTTTATGAGATAAATGGCGTCATCTACGTGCCACTTCACAAAAAGCCAGCGCTCATCGAGGATCTCATAAATGAGCTTTTAGAGCTAAAAGATGTGGATTATAAATTTGATATAAGCGCGATCTTTTATATCAAGCGAGCCATCATCACAAAAGATGGTCTAGAGCGCGCTATAAGCGAGTTTAAGAAGATATTTTTAAGAGAAAATTCCTACGCTATCTTAAAATCATTGCTCGATGCACAGATGATACAAATTTTGATAAAACCGATGGAGCACATCTCCCAGCTAGCAGAATATGACGGCTATCACGAATTTACGGTTGATGAGCATAGCATCTTAAGTGTCAAATTTCTTGAAAATATAAAAGATAAATTTATAAAAAATCTCTACACTGAGCTTTGCTTAGAGGGCAAAACGATGCTAAAGATCGTGACGCTTATGCATGACGTTGGCAAAGGACTTGGCGGCAAAGATCACGCAAACATCGGCGCAAACATCTTTAGAGCCTACGCGAACAAGCTAAATTTAAGCCAAAAAGCTATCAACATCGGCGTCATCTTGATAAAATATCACACCCTAATGAGCAACGTCTCAAACAGAGAGGACATCTACTCACAGCGCGTCATCTTCGCCTTCATATCAAAGCTTGGCGACAAACAGGTCTTAAAGCTACTTTACATCCTTAGCTACTGCGTGATAAACGCCACAAATGAGAGGCTTTACAACGCCTACACAGCAAAGCTTTTAAGAGAGCTTTATGAAATTTCTCTTAGCGCATTTAGCGATGAAAATTTACTTGATGAAGCGACAAGGCGGGTAAAAAAAGAGCAGTCTATAAAACGAAATAGCGAGTTTTTGGCGCTTGAGCCAAAGCTGCAAGAGAAAATTTTTAAGATCACATCAAATTTGGTCTTTACAAAATATAGCGCGAGCGAGATCATAAATTTAAGCAAAGTGGCTGACAGCTTAAACGAAACAGAAATTTTCATAAACAATACTAAAAATTTAAGCATTCAAATTTATACAAACAAGAGCCTAAATTTAAGCGCCCTGCTCTATGAATTTGCCAAATTTGACCTTGCATATATGGAGATATTTGAGCTTTTTGAGAAGAAATTTTATATCAGGCTTGACTTTAACCAAAATGTAAAAAATCATGAGCTTGAAAACACTAAAATTTTAGCCCTAAAATCCCTAAATAGCGAGGTTTTAAGAGAGCCTTTGAAACCAAATATTAACAAAGATGAGATAAACTTCGAGCTAAATCACTCAAAAGATTACGCCAAACTTAGCATCAACGCAAAAGATCAGCGTGGGCTAATGGCTTATGTGATGAGTGTTTTTGACAGGCTTCATTTTCAAGTCACGAGTGCTAGAATTCAGACGGTTAAAAATAGAACGAGAAATCTCTTTTTGATCGAGAAAAACGAGCGACTTGAGAGTAAAGGCGAAGAGATATTAAATTTATTAATAAGCGAGTAA
- the mqnE gene encoding aminofutalosine synthase MqnE, whose protein sequence is MMNLLQKLESGERLSKQEAFSLYELDLFTLAKFADKKRRKLHGNKVFFNVNRHINPTNICADICKFCAFSAHRKNPNPYLMSHEEILKIVDESVSHGVKEIHIVSAHNATSGWQWYLEIFKKIKAAHPELHVKAMTAAEIDFLSRHYGLSYDEVIEKMLEYGVDSMPGGGAEIFDEEIRAKICKGKVSSENWLNIHKMWHDKGRQSNATMLFGHIESRENRIDHMLRIRDLQDETGGFNAFIPLVYQRENNYLKDVKFLGSAEILKTMAISRLVLDNVPHIKAYWATSTLNLAMIAQEFGADDLDGTIEKESIQSAAGANSANGVTLKTFCDLIKTSGFTPVERDSLYNELKIY, encoded by the coding sequence ATAATGAATCTATTACAAAAACTAGAAAGTGGCGAGAGATTAAGTAAGCAAGAGGCTTTTTCGCTTTATGAGCTTGATCTTTTTACCTTGGCTAAATTTGCCGACAAAAAGCGCAGAAAACTGCACGGCAACAAGGTCTTTTTTAACGTAAATCGCCATATCAATCCAACAAATATCTGTGCTGACATCTGTAAATTTTGCGCATTTTCGGCCCACAGAAAAAATCCAAATCCATACCTAATGAGCCACGAAGAAATTTTAAAGATCGTTGATGAGAGCGTGAGCCACGGCGTAAAAGAGATACACATCGTCTCCGCCCACAACGCAACTAGCGGCTGGCAGTGGTACTTAGAAATTTTTAAAAAGATAAAGGCAGCTCATCCAGAGCTTCATGTAAAGGCGATGACGGCGGCTGAGATCGACTTTTTATCAAGGCATTACGGCTTAAGCTACGATGAGGTGATAGAAAAGATGCTCGAATATGGCGTCGATAGCATGCCAGGCGGCGGGGCTGAAATTTTTGATGAAGAGATCAGGGCTAAAATTTGCAAAGGCAAAGTAAGTAGCGAGAACTGGCTAAATATCCACAAAATGTGGCACGATAAAGGCAGACAAAGCAACGCAACAATGCTTTTTGGCCACATAGAAAGCCGCGAAAATAGGATCGATCACATGCTAAGGATAAGGGACTTGCAAGATGAAACTGGCGGATTTAACGCATTTATCCCGCTAGTTTATCAAAGAGAAAATAACTACTTAAAAGATGTGAAATTTCTAGGATCGGCTGAAATTTTAAAGACTATGGCGATATCTCGCTTGGTGCTTGATAATGTCCCACATATAAAGGCATACTGGGCCACATCGACGCTAAATTTAGCGATGATCGCTCAGGAATTTGGCGCTGATGATCTTGATGGCACGATAGAAAAAGAGAGCATACAAAGTGCAGCTGGCGCAAATAGCGCAAATGGCGTTACACTAAAGACATTTTGCGATCTTATTAAAACATCTGGTTTTACGCCGGTTGAGCGTGATAGCTTATATAACGAACTTAAAATTTACTAA
- a CDS encoding NCS2 family permease — translation MKFFDLAQNKTSVKQEFGAGLTTFLAMMYIVPVNAIIMSKTGMPYEALITATALITIFSTILNGLWANTPVAMSVGMGLNAYFTFGLCIGMKVPWQTALGVVFLSGVIFVVLSFTNFRMWIIRSIPLDLRRAISAGIGTFISFVAFQQMGFIVNNDAVLVGIGNFKDPNVLLGVLGLFLVVCFWAWKIKGAFILAVLATSVIAWVLGIAPHPKEIFSTPASISPIFLELDIKGAFSLALLPVVITFFVTDLFDSIGTLAGVGTRAGIFDENKKDGVVKLEKTLEADAVATAAGSLVGVSTTTSFVESASGVEEGGRTGLTAVFCGLLFILTLFMLPLFKAIPGNAIYPILVMVGVLMFAELASINFKDPAIAVATFFIVVLIPLTYSITNGLAFGFMSYVIVKLIKREFSDINLGVVVLALISFIVFLVH, via the coding sequence GTGAAATTTTTTGACTTAGCACAAAACAAAACGAGTGTGAAGCAGGAATTTGGAGCGGGACTTACGACATTTTTAGCGATGATGTATATCGTGCCGGTAAATGCGATCATTATGAGCAAAACTGGCATGCCTTATGAGGCACTAATCACTGCAACAGCGCTAATTACCATATTTTCTACGATATTAAATGGTCTTTGGGCAAACACGCCAGTTGCGATGAGCGTTGGCATGGGGCTTAACGCCTACTTTACATTTGGTCTTTGCATCGGTATGAAAGTGCCTTGGCAAACGGCTCTTGGCGTTGTTTTCTTAAGTGGCGTGATATTTGTCGTCTTGTCTTTTACAAATTTTAGAATGTGGATAATAAGATCCATCCCACTTGATCTAAGAAGAGCGATAAGCGCTGGTATAGGCACATTTATCAGCTTTGTTGCATTTCAGCAAATGGGTTTTATCGTAAATAACGATGCGGTTTTAGTTGGCATAGGAAATTTCAAAGATCCAAACGTACTTCTTGGCGTTTTGGGGTTATTTTTGGTTGTTTGCTTTTGGGCGTGGAAGATAAAGGGTGCATTTATCCTAGCTGTGCTTGCTACTTCAGTGATAGCTTGGGTGCTTGGCATCGCTCCTCATCCAAAAGAAATTTTCTCAACTCCAGCCTCTATCTCTCCGATATTTTTAGAGCTTGATATAAAAGGTGCGTTTAGCCTAGCCTTGCTACCAGTTGTTATCACGTTTTTTGTGACTGATCTTTTTGACTCGATAGGCACGCTAGCTGGCGTTGGCACGAGGGCTGGGATATTTGACGAAAACAAAAAAGATGGCGTCGTAAAACTTGAAAAAACTCTTGAAGCTGACGCTGTTGCTACCGCAGCTGGCTCGCTTGTAGGTGTAAGTACGACCACATCGTTTGTAGAAAGCGCTAGTGGCGTAGAAGAGGGCGGTAGGACTGGTCTAACGGCTGTATTTTGTGGGCTTTTATTTATACTTACATTATTTATGTTGCCACTTTTTAAAGCGATCCCTGGTAACGCCATCTATCCGATCCTTGTAATGGTTGGCGTGCTTATGTTTGCTGAGCTTGCTAGTATAAATTTCAAAGATCCAGCCATCGCCGTTGCGACATTTTTCATAGTTGTGCTCATCCCGCTTACTTACTCGATCACAAATGGCCTTGCATTTGGATTTATGTCATACGTCATA